A portion of the Heliangelus exortis chromosome 28, bHelExo1.hap1, whole genome shotgun sequence genome contains these proteins:
- the ATCAY gene encoding caytaxin isoform X2: protein MGTTEATLRMENVDVKEEWQDEDFPRPLPEDTGMESLGSPTEDENTSSPPNTLNFNGAHRKRKTLVAPEINISLDQSEGSILSDDFLDTPDDLDINVDDIETPDETDSLEFLGNGNELEWEDDTPVATAKNMPGDSADLFGDGGTEDGSAANGRLWRTVIIGEQEHRIDLQMIKPYMRVVTHGGYYGEGLNAIIVFAACYLPDSNLADYHYIMENLFLYVISSLELLVAEDYMIVYLNGATPRRRMPGLGWLKKCYQMIDRRLRKNLKALIIVHPSWFIRTVLAISRPFISVKFINKIQYVHSLEELEHLIPMEHVQIPDCVLQYEEERIKARKERAEEKQDMAEKERPVLPGEDQETSMS, encoded by the exons atgggaaCCACAGAAGCCACTTTGAGGATGGAAAACGTGGATGTGAAGGAAGAGTGGCAAGATGAGGACTTCCCCAG ACCTCTGCCAGAAGACACAGGGATGGAGTCACTGGGCAGCCCTACAGAAGATGAGAACACATCCT CTCCCCCAAATACTTTAAACTTTAATGGGGCGCATCGGAAGCGGAAGACGCTTGTTGCACCTGAAATCAACATTTCCCTGGACCAGAGTGAGGGCTCCATTCTCTCTGATGACTTCTTGGACACACCAGATGACCTGGACATTAATGTGGATGATATTGAAACACCTGATGAGACAGATTCCCTCGAATTCCTGGGGAATGGGAATGAACTGGAATGGGAAG ATGACACTCCTGTAGCCACAGCCAAGAACATGCCTGGGGACAGTGCAGACCTCTTTGGGGATGGTGGGACAGAAGATGGGAGTGCTGCTAACGGGAGGCTCTGGAGGACTGTGATCATTGGGGAGCAGGAGCACCGCATCGACCTCCAGATGATCAAACCCTACATGAGAGTGGTGACACATGGAG GATACTATGGAGAAGGTCTCAATGCCATCATTGTCTTTGCTGCCTGCTATCTCCCAGACAGTAACCTAGCAGATTACCACTACATCATGGAGAATCTTTTCCT ATACGTGATCAGCagtctggagctgctggtggctgaggACTACATGATCGTGTACCTCAACGGAGCAACGCCCCGGAGGAGGATGCCAGGCCTGGGCTGGCTGAAGAAATGTTATCAGATGATAGACAGAAG GCTGCGTAAAAACCTCAAGGCCCTGATAATTGTGCATCCCTCGTGGTTCATCCGGACAGTGCTGGCCatctccagacccttcatcaG tGTGAAGTTTATCAATAAGATCCAGTACGTTCACAGCCTGGAGGAACTGGAGCATCTTATCCCAATGGAGCACGTGCAGATTCCAGACTGTGTCTTACA ATACGAAGAAGAGAGGATTAAGGCcagaaaagaaag GGCAGAAGAGAAACAAGACATGGCTGAGAAGGAAAG GCCTGTGCTCCCAGGAGAGGATCAAGAAACCAG TATGTCATGA
- the ATCAY gene encoding caytaxin isoform X1 yields the protein MGTTEATLRMENVDVKEEWQDEDFPRPLPEDTGMESLGSPTEDENTSSPPNTLNFNGAHRKRKTLVAPEINISLDQSEGSILSDDFLDTPDDLDINVDDIETPDETDSLEFLGNGNELEWEDDTPVATAKNMPGDSADLFGDGGTEDGSAANGRLWRTVIIGEQEHRIDLQMIKPYMRVVTHGGYYGEGLNAIIVFAACYLPDSNLADYHYIMENLFLYVISSLELLVAEDYMIVYLNGATPRRRMPGLGWLKKCYQMIDRRLRKNLKALIIVHPSWFIRTVLAISRPFISVKFINKIQYVHSLEELEHLIPMEHVQIPDCVLQYEEERIKARKERAEEKQDMAEKESRPVLPGEDQETSMS from the exons atgggaaCCACAGAAGCCACTTTGAGGATGGAAAACGTGGATGTGAAGGAAGAGTGGCAAGATGAGGACTTCCCCAG ACCTCTGCCAGAAGACACAGGGATGGAGTCACTGGGCAGCCCTACAGAAGATGAGAACACATCCT CTCCCCCAAATACTTTAAACTTTAATGGGGCGCATCGGAAGCGGAAGACGCTTGTTGCACCTGAAATCAACATTTCCCTGGACCAGAGTGAGGGCTCCATTCTCTCTGATGACTTCTTGGACACACCAGATGACCTGGACATTAATGTGGATGATATTGAAACACCTGATGAGACAGATTCCCTCGAATTCCTGGGGAATGGGAATGAACTGGAATGGGAAG ATGACACTCCTGTAGCCACAGCCAAGAACATGCCTGGGGACAGTGCAGACCTCTTTGGGGATGGTGGGACAGAAGATGGGAGTGCTGCTAACGGGAGGCTCTGGAGGACTGTGATCATTGGGGAGCAGGAGCACCGCATCGACCTCCAGATGATCAAACCCTACATGAGAGTGGTGACACATGGAG GATACTATGGAGAAGGTCTCAATGCCATCATTGTCTTTGCTGCCTGCTATCTCCCAGACAGTAACCTAGCAGATTACCACTACATCATGGAGAATCTTTTCCT ATACGTGATCAGCagtctggagctgctggtggctgaggACTACATGATCGTGTACCTCAACGGAGCAACGCCCCGGAGGAGGATGCCAGGCCTGGGCTGGCTGAAGAAATGTTATCAGATGATAGACAGAAG GCTGCGTAAAAACCTCAAGGCCCTGATAATTGTGCATCCCTCGTGGTTCATCCGGACAGTGCTGGCCatctccagacccttcatcaG tGTGAAGTTTATCAATAAGATCCAGTACGTTCACAGCCTGGAGGAACTGGAGCATCTTATCCCAATGGAGCACGTGCAGATTCCAGACTGTGTCTTACA ATACGAAGAAGAGAGGATTAAGGCcagaaaagaaag GGCAGAAGAGAAACAAGACATGGCTGAGAAGGAAAG CAGGCCTGTGCTCCCAGGAGAGGATCAAGAAACCAG TATGTCATGA
- the ATCAY gene encoding caytaxin isoform X3: MESLGSPTEDENTSSPPNTLNFNGAHRKRKTLVAPEINISLDQSEGSILSDDFLDTPDDLDINVDDIETPDETDSLEFLGNGNELEWEDDTPVATAKNMPGDSADLFGDGGTEDGSAANGRLWRTVIIGEQEHRIDLQMIKPYMRVVTHGGYYGEGLNAIIVFAACYLPDSNLADYHYIMENLFLYVISSLELLVAEDYMIVYLNGATPRRRMPGLGWLKKCYQMIDRRLRKNLKALIIVHPSWFIRTVLAISRPFISVKFINKIQYVHSLEELEHLIPMEHVQIPDCVLQYEEERIKARKERAEEKQDMAEKESRPVLPGEDQETSMS; encoded by the exons ATGGAGTCACTGGGCAGCCCTACAGAAGATGAGAACACATCCT CTCCCCCAAATACTTTAAACTTTAATGGGGCGCATCGGAAGCGGAAGACGCTTGTTGCACCTGAAATCAACATTTCCCTGGACCAGAGTGAGGGCTCCATTCTCTCTGATGACTTCTTGGACACACCAGATGACCTGGACATTAATGTGGATGATATTGAAACACCTGATGAGACAGATTCCCTCGAATTCCTGGGGAATGGGAATGAACTGGAATGGGAAG ATGACACTCCTGTAGCCACAGCCAAGAACATGCCTGGGGACAGTGCAGACCTCTTTGGGGATGGTGGGACAGAAGATGGGAGTGCTGCTAACGGGAGGCTCTGGAGGACTGTGATCATTGGGGAGCAGGAGCACCGCATCGACCTCCAGATGATCAAACCCTACATGAGAGTGGTGACACATGGAG GATACTATGGAGAAGGTCTCAATGCCATCATTGTCTTTGCTGCCTGCTATCTCCCAGACAGTAACCTAGCAGATTACCACTACATCATGGAGAATCTTTTCCT ATACGTGATCAGCagtctggagctgctggtggctgaggACTACATGATCGTGTACCTCAACGGAGCAACGCCCCGGAGGAGGATGCCAGGCCTGGGCTGGCTGAAGAAATGTTATCAGATGATAGACAGAAG GCTGCGTAAAAACCTCAAGGCCCTGATAATTGTGCATCCCTCGTGGTTCATCCGGACAGTGCTGGCCatctccagacccttcatcaG tGTGAAGTTTATCAATAAGATCCAGTACGTTCACAGCCTGGAGGAACTGGAGCATCTTATCCCAATGGAGCACGTGCAGATTCCAGACTGTGTCTTACA ATACGAAGAAGAGAGGATTAAGGCcagaaaagaaag GGCAGAAGAGAAACAAGACATGGCTGAGAAGGAAAG CAGGCCTGTGCTCCCAGGAGAGGATCAAGAAACCAG TATGTCATGA